The following are from one region of the Hemitrygon akajei chromosome 6, sHemAka1.3, whole genome shotgun sequence genome:
- the LOC140729328 gene encoding low density lipoprotein receptor adapter protein 1 isoform X2 translates to MALSNLPFLDTLRNSPAILRQRLQRGRARSLSHGDPAFTVHYAGTEQIYSLGLEQASEVVQRLVGPGPGPAGAGRACKDHVLVVRPRYLEVKDIASGRQLTKTYLHDVAYCGPDREQPSVFLYICKHRKQLQCRVFRCNREEKVRAITVCLAQVFEAAFRQWRAACSEEPPPLPLPALPPDAQPEPGTAALGAGSPQCGDGEEDHTLDSDEEVEQRMHREFLRRATSFRAPEWLDTGYGDLEELTAVSLVQELVEDEQQED, encoded by the exons ATGGCGCTCAGCAACCTGCCCTTCCTCGACACCCTGAGGAACTCCCCTGCCATCCTCCGCCAGAGGCTGCAGCGGGGCCGCGCACGGAGCCTGTCGCACGGGGACCCGGCCTTCACGGTGCACTACGCCGGCACGGAGCAGATCTACTCGCTGGGGCTGGAGCAGGCGTCCGAGGTTGTGCAGAGGCTGGTCGGGCCCGGACCGGGGCCTGCGGGGGCAGGCCGGGCCTGCAAGGACCACGTGCTGGTGGTCCGGCCCCGCTACCTGGAGGTGAAGGATATAGCCAGCGGGCGGCAGCTCACCAAGACCTACCTGCACGACGTCGCCTACTGCGGGCCGGACCGGGAGCAGCCCAGCGTCTTCCTCTACATCTGCAAGCACAGGAAGCAGCTGCAGTGCCGGGTGTTCCGCTGCAACCGCGAGGAGAAGGTGCGGGCCATCACCGTCTGCCTGGCGCAGGTCTTCGAGGCCGCCTTCCGCCAATGGCGGGCTGCCTGCAGCGAGGAGCCACCGCCTCTGCCGCTGCCGGCCCTCCCCCCGGACGCCCAGCCAGAACCAGGGACCGCAGCCCTGGGTGCAG GGAGCCCGCAGTgcggggacggtgaggaggaccACACGCTTGACAGCGACGAGGAGGTGGAGCAGAGGATGCACAGGGAGTTCCTGCGCAGGGCCACCTCGTTCCGCGCTCCGGAATGGCTGGACACGGGCTACGGCGACCTGGAGGAGCTGACCGCTGTCTCGCTGGTGCAGGAACTGGTTGAGGACGAGCAGCAAGAAGATTAA